A part of Bacteroidia bacterium genomic DNA contains:
- a CDS encoding linear amide C-N hydrolase translates to MKKTVITILLLAYSAVVLCCSSFVIQTDAGVYVGKNFDWMFGEGYLIQNNRGETRSALPIFEGIPVTWTSTFGSITFNQYGKNLPYGGMNEAGLVVEMLWLEETVYPFDPTQQYIGELEWIQYQLDNYATAKEVAQNAGKFSIRPVGGKIHYTIADQSGESVIVEFLNGKPVISPRTDNSTVCTNSAAYIAGIYYEKNKGTFRKGNHTLNRYLRLKDRTLAEESDETESFFDVLESAYQKKGSQPTQWQIVYDLSRQRIQFRTRDQKKIRSIAFSDFDFAAGQNPQYAELNARKWSLQPLTFAANQHLIDITMPKIGISKNLSDISRFIFEAQKPSRVALFHNHTSLVVSFDTKLENQYVLIATLRNQEEFSTRRSELVGTLLMYNGVKEFAFYNIPLAEYAIAAVVDKDHNQRPSIDEPIIFAEWNQADLPQQFSQVALLLHENYHIQGMRLE, encoded by the coding sequence ATGAAAAAGACTGTGATAACCATACTTCTTCTCGCTTATTCTGCAGTTGTTTTATGCTGCTCATCTTTCGTCATTCAGACGGATGCAGGCGTATATGTGGGGAAAAATTTCGACTGGATGTTTGGCGAAGGATACCTGATCCAGAATAACCGGGGTGAAACCAGATCTGCCTTGCCCATTTTCGAGGGCATACCCGTTACATGGACTTCAACATTTGGGAGTATTACCTTCAACCAGTATGGGAAAAATCTGCCCTATGGCGGCATGAATGAAGCAGGGTTGGTAGTAGAAATGCTATGGCTGGAAGAAACCGTTTACCCGTTTGACCCCACACAACAATATATCGGAGAACTGGAATGGATTCAGTATCAACTCGACAATTATGCCACAGCCAAAGAAGTTGCCCAAAACGCCGGGAAGTTCAGCATCCGGCCTGTCGGAGGAAAAATTCATTATACCATCGCAGACCAATCAGGAGAGTCTGTGATTGTAGAGTTTTTGAACGGAAAACCGGTAATTTCGCCACGCACAGATAACAGCACAGTTTGCACCAATAGTGCCGCGTATATCGCCGGTATCTATTATGAAAAAAACAAAGGCACATTCCGCAAGGGAAATCATACACTCAACCGTTATCTACGGCTAAAAGATCGTACGCTCGCTGAAGAAAGTGATGAGACGGAGAGTTTTTTTGATGTATTGGAAAGCGCTTATCAAAAAAAAGGCAGCCAACCTACCCAATGGCAAATCGTTTATGACCTTAGCAGGCAGAGAATTCAGTTTCGTACAAGAGATCAGAAAAAAATACGCAGTATCGCATTCTCGGATTTTGACTTTGCGGCAGGGCAAAACCCGCAATATGCAGAGCTGAATGCCAGGAAATGGAGTCTTCAGCCCCTGACCTTCGCAGCCAACCAGCACCTGATTGATATCACGATGCCAAAGATCGGCATTTCAAAAAATCTGTCCGATATTTCCCGGTTTATCTTCGAGGCACAAAAACCTTCGAGGGTAGCGCTATTTCACAACCATACCAGCCTTGTGGTGTCGTTTGATACAAAGCTGGAAAACCAGTATGTACTTATTGCGACGCTCAGAAATCAGGAGGAATTTTCCACCCGCAGATCAGAACTGGTAGGCACACTACTCATGTACAATGGCGTCAAAGAGTTTGCCTTTTACAATATTCCCTTAGCCGAATATGCTATTGCCGCTGTCGTGGACAAAGATCACAATCAGCGGCCTTCCATTGACGAACCCATTATCTTTGCAGAATGGAACCAGGCAGACCTTCCCCAACAATTTTCACAGGTAGCTTTACTACTACATGAGAATTATCACATTCAGGGAATGAGACTGGAATAA
- a CDS encoding alpha/beta hydrolase, with product MTQHLIKTAVVLFLTAFLPSFLLAQEPVVIPLWENGAPGFENRKNEPEQAQDWWVRNVHNPSITVFLPPRDIATGTAVVICPGGGHKNLVFNAEGRDAAAYFNSIGVAAFVLKYRLAREDNSPYSLDIHPQQDGYRAMRLVRSRAKEWEIDPNRLGIMGFSAGGEVVSMLAYGTGEGDPKAADPIDRESGRPDFQILIYPGPLGIPDVIPSTAPPAFLAVANDDPCCLKPTMKILVGYQAAGAKVEAHIYSHGGHAFNMGLRSNLITLQTWPQRLTDWMKDNELL from the coding sequence ATGACTCAGCATTTGATTAAAACTGCGGTCGTTTTATTTTTGACCGCTTTCCTCCCTTCTTTTTTATTAGCACAGGAGCCTGTCGTTATTCCGCTTTGGGAAAATGGCGCCCCCGGTTTTGAAAACCGCAAAAATGAACCCGAGCAGGCGCAGGACTGGTGGGTACGCAATGTGCACAATCCTTCCATCACCGTTTTCCTGCCTCCCAGAGATATTGCTACGGGTACGGCGGTGGTGATCTGTCCTGGTGGCGGGCATAAAAATCTTGTATTTAATGCTGAAGGGCGCGATGCTGCGGCTTATTTTAACAGTATTGGGGTTGCTGCATTTGTACTCAAATACCGCCTTGCCCGGGAAGATAATTCGCCGTATTCGCTCGACATTCATCCTCAGCAGGACGGCTACCGGGCGATGCGCCTGGTCAGAAGCCGGGCCAAAGAGTGGGAAATCGATCCAAACCGCCTGGGCATTATGGGTTTTTCTGCCGGCGGGGAAGTGGTTTCTATGCTAGCTTATGGTACAGGTGAAGGTGATCCCAAAGCTGCCGACCCGATCGACCGGGAGAGTGGCCGCCCTGACTTTCAGATACTGATTTATCCGGGGCCGCTGGGCATTCCGGATGTGATACCATCTACCGCGCCTCCGGCTTTCCTCGCGGTCGCCAATGACGACCCTTGCTGCCTGAAGCCTACAATGAAAATTTTGGTGGGCTACCAGGCCGCCGGTGCCAAAGTGGAAGCGCATATCTATTCCCATGGCGGACATGCCTTTAATATGGGCCTTCGCTCCAATCTCATTACCCTGCAGACCTGGCCGCAACGCCTGACTGACTGGATGAAAGACAATGAGTTATTGTAG